In Sphingomonas sp. M1-B02, the sequence TATAGACCTTCACCGAGCCGAGCTTGTTGCGCGCCTCGCCCTCGGTCATCCCGACCCCCGCCATCGGCGGATGGCTGAACACCGCGCTCGGGATGCAGCTATAATCGACCGTGTGCGGCTTATCGCCGAAGATCGTGTCGGCGAATGCCTGCCCCTCGCGGATCGCCACCGGGGTCAGCTGGACGCGATTGGTCACGTCGCCGACCGCATAGATGCTGTCCACGGTCGAGCGATTGTCGTCGCCCACCTTCACCGCGCCCTGCGCGTCCAGCTCGACGCCGACCGCTTCGAGCCCCAGCCCCATCGTGTTGGGAACCCGGCCGGTGGCGAACAGCACCACATCGACATCCATCGGATCCTGCCCCGACAGATGCACGCGCACTCCGTCGTCCAGCTTCTCGATCTTTTCGAATTCGGCGTGGAAGCGGAAATCAATCCCCTTGGTGAGCGAGATCTGCAGCAGCCGGTCGCGGATCGACTGGTCATAGCCGCGCAGGATGACGTCGCTGCGGTTGACGAGAGTCACCCGCGATCCAAACTCGTTGAAGATTCCGGCGAACTCGTTGGCGATATAGCCGCCCCCGGCGATCACGATCCGCTTGGGCAATTTGTCGAGATGGAAGACCTCGTTCGAGGTGATGCCCAAATCGCTGCCCGGAAAGTCGGGCACATGCGGATGCGCGCCCGTCGCGACCAAAATATACTTCGCCGTAACCGTACGCCCGCTCGCCAGCGTCACTTCATGCGGCCCGGTCACGGTGGCGCGCTCGAGGATGATCTCGGCGCCGGCATTTTCCAGGCCCTGCGTGTAGAGCCCGTTGAGCCGATCGACGTCGCCCATCACATTGTCGCGCAGCACCGCCCAGTCGAAGCTGCAGTCGGGCACGTTCCAGCCGAAGCGGCGTGCGTCCTTCAGATCCTCGGCGAAATGCGCGCCGTAGACGAGCAGCTTCTTGGGCACGCAACCGCGGATCACGCAGGTCCCGCCGACCCGATACTCCTCCGCCACCGCCACCTTCGCGCCATAGGCGGCAGAGACGCGCGAGGCGCGCACCCCGCCCGAGCCCGCGCCGATGACGAAGAGGTCGTAGTCGTAATCGCTCATTCTGATTCCTTGTTCGTACCGGGGCCTTTGCCGGGATGACTATGGGAAAGCCCTGCGGATCAAATCGGTAGTCGAGGGGTCGAATTCCAGCCCGCCCGATTCCGCCGCGCGCGCCATTTCCTTGCCCAGCTCCACGCCGAACTGGTCGAACGGATTGATC encodes:
- the gorA gene encoding glutathione-disulfide reductase, which produces MSDYDYDLFVIGAGSGGVRASRVSAAYGAKVAVAEEYRVGGTCVIRGCVPKKLLVYGAHFAEDLKDARRFGWNVPDCSFDWAVLRDNVMGDVDRLNGLYTQGLENAGAEIILERATVTGPHEVTLASGRTVTAKYILVATGAHPHVPDFPGSDLGITSNEVFHLDKLPKRIVIAGGGYIANEFAGIFNEFGSRVTLVNRSDVILRGYDQSIRDRLLQISLTKGIDFRFHAEFEKIEKLDDGVRVHLSGQDPMDVDVVLFATGRVPNTMGLGLEAVGVELDAQGAVKVGDDNRSTVDSIYAVGDVTNRVQLTPVAIREGQAFADTIFGDKPHTVDYSCIPSAVFSHPPMAGVGMTEGEARNKLGSVKVYTSDFRAMKNVLAGRHERALYKMICDGITGRVVGLHMIGPDAPEILQAAAVAVKAGLTKDAFDQTVALHPSMAEELVLLK